One stretch of Halapricum desulfuricans DNA includes these proteins:
- a CDS encoding amino acid-binding protein, giving the protein MFDEIMEKFEDSPSQQRVIRLLLERGFSVNDEGRVVSGGIEIPNTGIAREIDVDRRVVDATTTAILEDEQLRRIFQNISAIPSLMDLAPVLDLSVLTVTVSDAEATGLVAAVTGAIAEHDIAIRQVISDDPEFSDEPKLYVITGQHLPGELINEIRELSFVRKIELQ; this is encoded by the coding sequence ATGTTCGACGAGATCATGGAGAAATTCGAGGACAGTCCGAGTCAACAGCGGGTGATCCGGTTGCTGCTCGAGCGCGGCTTTTCGGTTAACGACGAGGGCCGCGTCGTCTCGGGCGGGATCGAGATCCCGAACACGGGAATCGCTCGCGAGATCGACGTCGACCGGCGGGTCGTCGACGCCACGACCACCGCGATCCTCGAAGACGAGCAACTGCGGCGCATCTTCCAGAACATCTCAGCGATCCCGAGTCTGATGGATCTCGCGCCGGTGCTGGACCTGTCGGTCCTGACCGTGACTGTCTCTGACGCCGAAGCCACCGGCCTCGTCGCAGCTGTCACGGGTGCCATCGCCGAGCACGACATCGCGATCCGGCAGGTCATCAGCGACGACCCGGAGTTCTCCGACGAGCCGAAACTGTACGTTATCACCGGCCAGCACCTACCCGGCGAACTGATCAACGAGATCCGCGAGCTGTCGTTCGTCCGGAAAATCGAGCTGCAGTGA
- a CDS encoding HTH domain-containing protein: protein MSGIELTASQQTILQELINSYRESDSAVKGERIAEEIDRSAGTIRNQMQSLKALQLVEGVPGPKGGYKPTAKAYDALQIQEMDRSADVSLYHNGELVEEANVTEINLTSVHHPEKCRAEIYLQGSMSDFQPGDTITAGPTPSAGLQIIGTIDGKDETNNVLVLVIDDMRAPVEEAESE, encoded by the coding sequence ATGTCCGGTATCGAACTCACGGCGAGCCAGCAGACGATCTTGCAGGAACTGATCAACAGCTACCGGGAGAGCGACAGCGCGGTCAAAGGCGAACGGATCGCCGAGGAGATCGACCGCAGTGCGGGGACGATCCGCAATCAGATGCAGAGCCTCAAGGCCCTGCAGCTTGTCGAAGGTGTCCCGGGGCCGAAAGGCGGGTACAAGCCGACAGCGAAGGCCTACGACGCGCTGCAGATTCAGGAGATGGACCGCTCCGCTGACGTCTCACTGTACCACAACGGCGAACTCGTCGAGGAAGCGAACGTCACCGAGATCAACCTGACGAGCGTCCACCACCCCGAGAAGTGTCGCGCCGAGATCTACCTTCAGGGATCGATGTCCGACTTCCAGCCGGGCGACACGATCACCGCCGGACCGACGCCGTCGGCGGGCCTGCAGATCATCGGGACGATTGACGGCAAAGACGAGACGAACAACGTCCTCGTGCTGGTCATCGACGACATGCGCGCGCCCGTCGAAGAAGCCGAAAGCGAGTAA